In one Anomalospiza imberbis isolate Cuckoo-Finch-1a 21T00152 chromosome W unlocalized genomic scaffold, ASM3175350v1 scaffold_91, whole genome shotgun sequence genomic region, the following are encoded:
- the LOC137465627 gene encoding LOW QUALITY PROTEIN: broad substrate specificity ATP-binding cassette transporter ABCG2-like (The sequence of the model RefSeq protein was modified relative to this genomic sequence to represent the inferred CDS: substituted 2 bases at 2 genomic stop codons) — protein sequence MAEDQPHLCIQMSESSTNGIPSRMQSLPDLAGRVGSVLTFHNICYHVKTKTGFLCFQKTTRKEVLRDVNGIMKPGLNAILGPTGSGKSSXVLLDILAARKDPRGLSGDILINGAPQPANFKCTSGYVVQDDVVMGTLTVRENLKFSAALRLPKSVKEQEKNERVNQIIKELGLSKVADSKVGTQFSRGVSGRGQKRTNIGMELITDPAILFLDEPTTGLDASTANAVLLLLKRMSKQGRTIIFSIHQPRYSIFRLFDNLTLLAAGRLLYHGPAQHAIEYFQSIGYLCEPYNNPAVFFLDVINGDSTAVAMNKADESNTAESIEECSGYHKTLAEQLAEKYSNSAYYRETKAHLESISSGNKKKIRGLFQQITYANSFLHQLKWVSRRTFKNLIGNPQASIAQLCITSFLGLIVGTIYFGLEENSAGLQKRVGAMFFLTTNQCFSSVSALELFVVEKKIFIHXYISGYYRTSVYFIAKLMADLIPIRTMPSIIFTCIVYFILGLKPTVEAFFTMMFTLMMVSYTATSMALAIVAGQSVVSIANLFMTVAFVFMIIFSGLLVNLTSVMSWLSWLKYFSIPRYGMTALQINELTDLNFCGSSNNTVLSSDSSYQQKDHMPCTGEEYLKSQGIDASTWGLWQNHLALACMTLIFLTIAYLKLHFMKKFS from the exons ATGGCAGAAGACCAGCCACACCTATGCATTCAGATGTCAGAATCCAGTACAAATGGCATTCCCAGTAGAATGCAGTCCTTGCCAGACTTGGCTGGCAGAGTAGGAAGCGTGCTCACCTTCCACAACATCTGCTACCATGTGAAGACAAAGACTGGGTTCCTGTGTTtccaaaaaaccaccagaaaagaAGTTTTGAGAGATGTCAA TGGCATTATGAAACCAGGACTGAATGCAATTTTGGGACCCACTGGCAGTGGTAAATCTTCATAAGT GCTGCTGGACATTTTGGCTGCAAGGAAGGATCCACGTGGGCTCTCTGGTGACATTTTGATCAATGGAGCTCCTCAGCCTGCCAACTTTAAATGTACCTCTGGGTACGTAGTACAG gatGATGTGGTCATGGGAACCCTGACTGTAAGAGAAAATTTGAAGTTCTCAGCAGCACTCCGCTTGCCAAAGTCAGtgaaggaacaggaaaaaaatgaacgAGTGAATCAGATAATCAAGGAATTGGGTTTGAGCAAAGTGGCAGATTCCAAG GTTGGTACCCAGTTCTCTCGTGGGGTGTCTGGAAGAGGGCAGAAAAGGACCAATATTGGGATGGAGCTCATCACGGATCCTGCCATCTTGTTTTTGGATGAACCAACAACAGGACTTGATGCTAGCACTGCTAATGCTGTCCTACTGCTACTGAAAAG GATGTCAAAACAAGGAAGGACAATcatcttctccatccaccagcCTCGGTACTCCATATTCCGACTATTTGACAACCTGACGCTGCTAGCTGCAGGGAGACTGCTGTACCATGGGCCGGCCCAGCATGCCATCGAATACTTTCAGTCCATTG gcTACCTGTGTGAGCCCTACAACAACcctgctgtttttttcctggatgtCATCAATGGAGACTCCACCGCCGTGGCAATGAACAAGGCTGATGAAAGTAACACAG CAGAGAGCATTGAAGAATGCTCTGGATATCATAAGACCTTGGCTGAGCAATTAGCAGAAAAATACTCCAACTCTGCCTACTACCGAGAAACAAAAGCACATTTAGAGAGCATatcttcaggaaataaaaagaaaatcagaggaCTTTTCCAGCAAATCACATATGCTAATTCCTTCCTCCACCAGCTGAAATGGGTGTCCAGGCGCACATTTAAAAACCTGATAGGAAACCCTCAGGCTTCCATAGCTCAG CTTTGTATTACATCTTTTCTGGGACTGATTGTAGGCACCATCTACTTTGGACTTGAGGAGAACTCTGCTGGACTACAGAAAAG AGTGGGTGCAATGTTCTTTCTGACCACCAACCAGTGTTTCAGCAGTGTCTCAGCTCTTGAACTCTTTGTTGTGGAAAAGAAGATATTTAT ACATTAATATATCAGTGGGTACTACAGAACATCTGTATACTTCATAGCAAAGCTAATGGCTGATTTAATACCCATAAGGACTATGCCCAGCATCATCTTCACCTGCATAGTTTACTTCATTCTAG GTTTGAAACCAACAGTAGAAGCCTTCTTTACAATGATGTTCACTCTTATGATGGTGTCCTACACAGCTACTTCCATGGCACTTGCCATTGTAGCAGGACAGAGCGTGGTCTCTATAGCAAACCTGTTCATGACTGTTGCGTTTGTTTTCATGATT ATTTTCTCTGGGTTGCTGGTCAATCTCACAAGCGTCATGTCCTGGCTCTCCTGGCTCAAATACTTTAGCATCCCTCGATATGGAATGACA gctttACAGATCAATGAGTTGACTGATCTGAACTTCTGTGGCAGCAGTAACAATACAGTTTTAAGCAGTGACAGTAGCTATCAACAGAAAGACCAC